A single genomic interval of Alteromonas sp. BL110 harbors:
- the lpxB gene encoding lipid-A-disaccharide synthase: MSKPIRIGMVAGEPSGDILAAGMVAELKRQYPDAIIEGIGGPNMINAGFHSLFDMETLSVMGLVEVLSHLPAILKVKKQLLAHFEQNPPDIFVGIDAPDFNLRVEKALKARGIKTMHYVSPTVWAWREKRIHKIAKAANRVLGLFPFEQQVYDKYNVPYTFVGHTMADAIAIEPDQDASRVALGVDANAPVLAVLPGSRRGEVDTLLPVFLKTIEAIHAKRSDIHFLIPAANEHRLAQIKARLLEANNAEERLPIKVTQGTSRDAMIASDVILLASGTATLEAMLCKRPMVAAYLLAPLTYKIMQRLYKAPFFTLPNLLANEKIIPELLQDEVNAENMSNQLLNFFESDNSALISRFTDLHHTLKCNADKTAAKAVVEELFA, translated from the coding sequence ATGTCTAAACCAATTCGTATCGGCATGGTTGCCGGAGAGCCCTCTGGTGACATCCTTGCCGCTGGAATGGTCGCAGAATTAAAACGCCAATATCCAGATGCTATTATCGAAGGTATTGGCGGTCCAAACATGATAAACGCAGGTTTTCATAGTCTTTTCGATATGGAAACTTTGTCGGTTATGGGGCTTGTTGAAGTCCTTTCCCACCTTCCCGCTATTTTAAAAGTTAAAAAGCAGCTACTCGCTCATTTCGAACAAAATCCGCCGGATATTTTCGTGGGTATAGATGCGCCAGATTTTAACTTAAGAGTAGAAAAAGCGCTTAAAGCCCGCGGTATCAAAACCATGCACTACGTGAGCCCTACCGTGTGGGCGTGGCGTGAAAAGCGTATCCATAAGATAGCGAAAGCGGCTAATCGCGTGTTAGGTTTATTTCCTTTCGAGCAGCAAGTTTACGATAAATACAATGTTCCCTATACCTTTGTAGGGCACACAATGGCCGACGCTATAGCGATTGAGCCAGATCAAGACGCATCACGAGTAGCATTAGGTGTAGATGCGAATGCCCCCGTATTGGCCGTACTTCCTGGTTCACGCAGAGGCGAAGTAGATACGCTTCTTCCTGTATTTCTCAAGACCATCGAAGCTATTCATGCTAAACGCAGCGACATTCACTTTCTTATTCCTGCCGCTAACGAGCATCGTCTTGCGCAAATAAAAGCACGCTTACTTGAAGCCAATAATGCAGAGGAGCGTTTACCTATCAAGGTAACTCAAGGCACATCGCGTGATGCCATGATAGCGAGCGATGTGATCTTGCTTGCATCAGGCACAGCTACATTGGAAGCTATGTTGTGCAAACGCCCTATGGTAGCCGCTTATTTACTGGCCCCGCTCACGTATAAAATCATGCAGCGCTTGTATAAAGCGCCGTTCTTCACTTTGCCAAATCTTTTGGCCAATGAGAAAATTATTCCTGAATTACTTCAAGACGAGGTAAACGCAGAGAATATGAGCAATCAGTTACTCAACTTCTTCGAAAGTGATAATTCAGCCCTTATTTCCCGTTTCACCGACCTCCACCATACGCTAAAATGCAACGCTGATAAAACAGCAGCAAAAGCTGTCGTGGAGGAATTGTTTGCATAA
- a CDS encoding GGDEF domain-containing protein → MDFSTSVYDSTQHDNFYPAESTEKSLSFSELSGFVTQLLTTLELQELGGVYFQQLNMLLPIVGFSLSDFDSRWVYGNAKISSTLIDLPLQGARSVNGEQAHVYYYISSPLSLSQRESLFQLHDLFGKQVKHALSLMRVQQMATKDVLTSLGNRAGFQQSMTRQLGWTQRHDEPFALLVIDLDNFKYVNDNFGHGEGDKVLLHVATHLENVLRDEDEAFRYGGDEFCCLLDCQTQQQLACAAKRIQMSINSSAYLSRLGVSASLGGAIYRDGDSIDSLFNRADNALYRVKNSGKNSYDAA, encoded by the coding sequence GTGGATTTTTCAACGTCAGTCTACGATAGCACACAACACGACAATTTTTATCCTGCTGAGAGCACAGAAAAATCACTTTCTTTTAGTGAATTATCAGGCTTCGTAACACAGCTTCTGACTACGCTTGAACTTCAAGAGTTAGGAGGCGTGTATTTTCAGCAGCTTAATATGCTATTGCCTATTGTCGGATTCAGTTTATCCGACTTCGACTCTCGTTGGGTCTACGGTAACGCAAAGATATCGTCAACACTGATTGATTTACCACTACAAGGGGCACGCTCTGTTAATGGCGAGCAAGCCCATGTCTATTATTACATTAGTTCACCCTTGTCGTTATCGCAACGAGAGAGCCTATTCCAACTGCATGATTTATTTGGAAAACAAGTAAAACATGCCTTATCTTTGATGCGTGTTCAGCAAATGGCAACCAAAGACGTGTTGACTAGTTTAGGCAATCGCGCGGGCTTTCAGCAGTCTATGACAAGACAGCTGGGCTGGACACAAAGACATGATGAACCATTTGCACTTTTAGTTATCGACCTAGACAACTTCAAATATGTAAACGATAACTTTGGACATGGTGAGGGCGACAAAGTACTGCTTCATGTGGCAACACACCTAGAAAATGTACTGCGCGATGAGGACGAAGCATTTCGCTATGGCGGCGATGAATTCTGCTGTTTGTTAGACTGCCAAACACAGCAACAATTAGCATGTGCTGCCAAGCGAATCCAGATGAGTATAAATAGTTCTGCCTACTTATCTCGACTAGGTGTTTCGGCGAGTCTCGGTGGCGCAATTTATCGAGATGGCGACAGTATTGATAGTTTATTTAATCGCGCTGATAACGCGCTGTATCGGGTGAAAAACTCAGGCAAAAACAGTTACGACGCCGCCTAA
- the tilS gene encoding tRNA lysidine(34) synthetase TilS, whose product MTPLQAPIIEHIVNRIATLLTDVKRALQTPLVVAYSGGVDSTVLLQAVIAYRDQFECPIHAVYVHHGLSENADDWARHCELQCRLEDVEFHQYRVAVDTSSRKSLEAEARKVRYNALLEVCTQIGGVLLLGQHAEDQLETVLLQLKRGAGPQGLAGMGEVQFRGETLVMRPMLALEKAAIVAFAEEEMLQWVEDESNQQNSFDRNFLRNEIIPHLLERWPQLTKTVGRSAELCAEQSALVSESAQQYFKECKRTDLRLDGEKLAALSIPWQAMVIRAWFKAQGQLAPSKAQAHQVLAMLGAKHDATPEVNFKWGRVIRFDHDLYWVVNDTCEIPERLELALGQYIPLPWLRGQVRVTITEEKNNDTVSLQTNARNLRVKPKGANVSKLLKEWFKVWRVPRWKRDGVPTVFLNETPVAIIIDDKVVYLQPQVERIHVAFKPV is encoded by the coding sequence GTGACCCCTCTACAAGCACCAATTATTGAACATATCGTCAACCGCATAGCGACATTACTAACAGATGTAAAGCGAGCACTTCAAACGCCTCTAGTAGTTGCCTACAGTGGTGGTGTGGATTCCACCGTACTTCTTCAAGCTGTTATTGCGTATAGGGACCAATTTGAGTGCCCAATACATGCTGTATATGTACACCACGGTTTAAGCGAAAACGCGGATGATTGGGCCCGGCACTGTGAACTGCAGTGCCGTCTCGAAGATGTTGAATTTCATCAATATCGCGTTGCCGTAGATACCAGTTCTAGAAAGAGCTTGGAGGCCGAGGCGCGTAAGGTACGATACAACGCACTGTTAGAAGTGTGCACCCAAATTGGCGGTGTGTTGCTATTGGGGCAACATGCTGAAGATCAGCTTGAAACCGTGCTATTGCAGCTAAAGCGCGGTGCAGGGCCCCAAGGCTTAGCTGGTATGGGGGAGGTACAGTTTCGCGGTGAAACCCTAGTAATGCGCCCCATGTTAGCGCTTGAAAAAGCGGCTATTGTCGCATTTGCAGAAGAGGAAATGCTGCAGTGGGTTGAGGATGAATCTAACCAGCAAAACAGCTTTGACAGGAATTTCTTAAGAAACGAGATAATACCTCATTTGCTTGAGCGATGGCCCCAGTTAACTAAGACAGTGGGGCGAAGCGCTGAGCTTTGTGCAGAGCAAAGTGCACTAGTCAGCGAATCTGCACAGCAATACTTCAAAGAATGTAAACGTACTGATTTAAGGCTAGATGGAGAAAAGCTTGCTGCATTATCTATCCCTTGGCAGGCTATGGTAATTCGCGCTTGGTTTAAAGCACAGGGGCAGCTTGCCCCCTCAAAAGCGCAGGCACACCAAGTACTTGCGATGCTGGGAGCGAAACACGATGCAACCCCTGAAGTAAACTTTAAGTGGGGCAGGGTTATACGTTTTGACCATGACCTTTACTGGGTAGTTAATGATACGTGTGAGATACCAGAACGTCTTGAGTTGGCGTTAGGCCAGTACATTCCTCTTCCTTGGTTACGCGGGCAGGTAAGAGTAACAATAACTGAAGAAAAAAATAACGATACGGTTTCTTTGCAAACTAATGCGCGTAATCTGCGGGTAAAACCTAAAGGTGCCAATGTATCAAAGCTATTGAAAGAGTGGTTTAAAGTATGGCGTGTGCCCCGATGGAAACGAGATGGTGTACCCACTGTATTTTTAAATGAAACGCCGGTGGCAATCATTATTGATGACAAAGTTGTCTATCTACAACCACAAGTAGAGCGTATCCATGTTGCCTTTAAACCCGTCTAG
- the accA gene encoding acetyl-CoA carboxylase carboxyl transferase subunit alpha encodes MSIQFLDFEQPIAELEAKIEELRLVNQGGEFDVGIEEEINKLRGKSAELTKKIFSDLGAWQVSQLARHPMRPYTLDYIPRIFTEFDELAGDRAFADDKAIVGGPAMLDDQPVMIIGHQKGRDTNEKIKRNFGMPKPEGYRKALRLMKMAERFNMPIITFIDTPGAYPGVGAEERGQSEAIAKNLFEMAELTVPIVCTVIGEGGSGGALAIGVGDRVNMLQYSTYSVISPEGCASILWKSAEKAPLAAEAMGVSAPQIKELGLINSIVEEPLGGAHRDHNGMAANLKAVIKQQLNQLKELDKAKLMEERYQRLMSFGYC; translated from the coding sequence ATGAGTATACAGTTTTTGGACTTTGAACAGCCAATAGCCGAACTAGAAGCAAAAATTGAAGAGCTTAGGTTGGTGAATCAAGGTGGCGAGTTTGACGTTGGCATAGAAGAAGAAATCAATAAGCTTCGCGGTAAAAGTGCGGAGCTAACTAAAAAAATCTTTTCTGATCTTGGAGCATGGCAAGTTTCTCAACTTGCACGTCACCCAATGCGTCCATACACGCTAGATTACATTCCACGTATTTTTACAGAATTCGACGAGCTCGCTGGCGACCGCGCGTTTGCTGACGATAAAGCGATTGTCGGTGGGCCAGCGATGTTAGATGACCAGCCTGTGATGATTATTGGTCATCAAAAAGGGCGTGATACTAACGAAAAAATTAAGCGTAACTTCGGTATGCCTAAACCAGAAGGTTACCGTAAGGCCTTGCGCCTTATGAAGATGGCTGAGCGCTTTAACATGCCTATTATTACCTTCATCGACACGCCAGGGGCATACCCAGGTGTGGGCGCTGAAGAGCGTGGTCAGAGTGAAGCAATCGCAAAGAACTTATTCGAAATGGCTGAGTTGACTGTTCCAATCGTTTGTACCGTAATCGGTGAAGGTGGTTCGGGTGGCGCACTAGCAATTGGTGTTGGCGATCGCGTCAACATGCTTCAATATTCTACCTACTCGGTTATTTCACCGGAGGGCTGTGCCTCTATTTTATGGAAGAGTGCAGAAAAAGCCCCGTTAGCCGCTGAAGCCATGGGCGTAAGTGCGCCCCAAATTAAAGAACTAGGTTTAATCAACAGCATTGTTGAAGAACCATTAGGTGGCGCCCATCGCGACCACAATGGTATGGCAGCCAATCTTAAAGCGGTAATTAAGCAGCAGCTTAACCAGCTAAAAGAGCTAGATAAGGCCAAATTGATGGAAGAACGTTATCAGCGTTTGATGTCGTTCGGTTATTGCTAA
- the dnaE gene encoding DNA polymerase III subunit alpha, whose protein sequence is MSSPFIHLRVHSDFSMMDGLNKVKPILGKVAALGMPAVAITDQMNMCGLVKFYSEAHNLGIKPIIGTDFWVTNEVFGDEPFRLTLIAMNNEGYKNITILISKAYLRGHLAHRAVIDQEWLAEHSEGVIVLSGAQHGDVGVGLMKNNANILDSALEFYQTHFSDRFYLELIRTGRQGEEDYLHHAVELAEQRGLPVVATNEVCFIDREGFDAHEIRVCIHDGYTLDDNRRPKRYSDQQYLRTAEEMVELFSDIPEAIENTVEIAKRCNVTVRLNEYFLPQFPTGGMTTEDFLVKVSEEGLEERLEFLFPDEEVRKAKRPEYDDRLRIELEVINQMGFPGYFLIVMEFIQWSKDNGIPVGPGRGSGAGSLVAYALKITDLDPLEFDLLFERFLNPERVSMPDFDVDFCMDRRDEVIDHVAELYGRQAVSQIITFGTMAAKAVVRDVGRVLGHPYGFVDRISKLIPPDPGMTLEKAFAAEPQLPEVYESDEEVKDLIDMARILEGVTRNAGKHAGGVVIAPTTITDFSPLYCDDEGKNPVTQFDKNDVETAGLVKFDFLGLRTLTIIQWAIDMIKEGKNVDVDISAIPLEDPKSFRTLQNAETTAVFQLESRGMKELIKRLKPDCFEDIIALVALFRPGPLQSGMVDNFIDRKHGREEISYPDAEYQHECLQEILEPTYGIILYQEQVMQIAQEMAGYSLGGADLLRRAMGKKKPEEMAKQRGTFAEGAKGNNIDPDLAMKIFDLVEKFAGYGFNKSHSAAYALVSYQTLWLKVHYPAEFMAAVMSADMDNTDKIVTLVDECERMGIEILPPDLNAGKYKFTVDSEGRIVYGIGAIKGVGEGPIEAIIEARESQGAFKDLFDFCAKIDIKRVNKRVLEKLVLAGAMDNLGPHRASLMASLPEALAAAGQHAKAESFGQSDMFGLLTTEPEDVKQAFADVPEWPEKVWLEGEKDTLGLYLTGHPINQYAEELRYYTDGRLVDLKPTNKDQMASAVGLVLGVRVMTNKRGRRWAIVTLDDKSARIDVRFFPDMYEQFESVLETDRILLIKGQVSFDDFSGGNTITARDVMDIVQAREKNARALALNIDTQLLEPKKISQMQSILQAFNGGSCPVQLAVTHPDAEVTLACGARWYVTPEDQLLHDLKQCLGDKAVSILYH, encoded by the coding sequence ATGTCATCGCCATTTATTCATTTACGTGTTCACAGCGACTTTTCGATGATGGACGGCCTGAATAAGGTTAAGCCTATTTTAGGTAAAGTGGCCGCGCTTGGCATGCCTGCCGTGGCGATCACAGACCAAATGAATATGTGTGGCTTGGTAAAATTTTATTCCGAGGCACATAATTTAGGTATTAAGCCCATAATCGGTACCGATTTTTGGGTGACGAATGAAGTCTTTGGTGACGAACCTTTCAGGCTAACCCTTATTGCAATGAACAATGAGGGATATAAGAACATTACCATTCTTATCTCTAAAGCCTACCTTCGTGGTCACTTAGCGCACCGCGCGGTCATTGACCAAGAATGGTTAGCAGAACATAGTGAAGGCGTCATCGTGTTGTCAGGCGCTCAGCACGGTGATGTTGGTGTGGGTTTAATGAAAAACAACGCTAACATTCTCGACAGTGCGCTTGAGTTTTATCAAACCCATTTTTCTGACCGTTTTTATTTAGAGCTTATTAGAACTGGCAGACAAGGTGAAGAAGATTACTTACACCATGCCGTAGAGCTTGCTGAGCAGCGCGGCTTACCCGTAGTGGCCACTAATGAAGTGTGCTTTATTGATCGTGAAGGCTTTGATGCTCACGAAATCCGTGTGTGTATTCACGATGGCTATACGTTAGATGATAACCGCCGGCCTAAGCGCTACAGCGACCAGCAGTACCTTCGCACAGCAGAGGAAATGGTAGAGCTATTTAGCGACATCCCTGAAGCAATCGAAAATACGGTTGAAATTGCAAAGCGCTGTAACGTTACCGTACGCTTGAACGAGTACTTCCTACCCCAGTTTCCAACCGGCGGCATGACCACCGAAGACTTCTTGGTTAAAGTGTCTGAAGAAGGATTGGAAGAGCGTCTAGAATTCCTTTTCCCCGATGAAGAAGTGCGCAAAGCGAAACGGCCAGAGTACGATGACCGACTTCGCATTGAGCTTGAAGTTATCAACCAGATGGGGTTCCCAGGCTACTTCCTTATCGTAATGGAGTTCATCCAATGGAGTAAGGATAATGGAATTCCCGTAGGACCAGGGCGTGGTTCTGGTGCAGGCTCATTGGTGGCCTATGCCTTAAAAATTACCGACCTAGACCCGCTAGAATTCGATTTGCTATTCGAACGTTTCTTGAACCCAGAACGTGTATCAATGCCCGACTTCGACGTCGACTTCTGTATGGATAGACGAGATGAGGTAATCGACCACGTAGCTGAGCTTTACGGGCGTCAGGCGGTATCGCAGATCATTACGTTTGGTACTATGGCGGCAAAAGCGGTAGTGCGTGACGTAGGCCGCGTGCTTGGTCATCCTTATGGTTTTGTAGATCGTATTTCAAAATTGATTCCACCCGACCCAGGCATGACACTTGAAAAGGCGTTCGCTGCTGAACCTCAACTGCCAGAAGTGTACGAAAGCGATGAGGAGGTGAAAGACCTTATCGATATGGCGCGAATTCTTGAAGGGGTAACCCGTAATGCCGGTAAACATGCCGGTGGTGTTGTTATTGCGCCAACTACTATTACTGATTTTTCGCCACTGTATTGTGACGATGAAGGTAAAAACCCTGTAACCCAGTTCGACAAAAACGACGTTGAAACCGCGGGTTTAGTAAAATTCGACTTCCTAGGTCTTCGTACGCTGACTATTATTCAGTGGGCAATAGATATGATCAAAGAAGGGAAAAACGTTGATGTAGATATCAGCGCTATTCCGCTTGAAGATCCTAAGAGTTTCAGAACCCTTCAAAACGCTGAAACTACCGCTGTATTCCAGCTGGAATCTCGCGGTATGAAAGAGTTAATTAAGCGTCTTAAACCTGACTGTTTCGAAGATATCATCGCACTGGTAGCTCTGTTTCGTCCGGGCCCGCTGCAATCAGGCATGGTAGATAACTTTATTGACCGTAAGCACGGACGTGAAGAAATTTCTTACCCCGACGCTGAATATCAGCACGAATGTCTTCAAGAAATTCTTGAGCCCACCTACGGCATTATCTTGTATCAGGAACAGGTAATGCAGATAGCCCAAGAGATGGCGGGATATTCACTCGGTGGCGCTGACTTGCTGCGTCGTGCGATGGGTAAGAAAAAGCCTGAAGAGATGGCTAAGCAGCGTGGTACGTTCGCTGAAGGTGCTAAGGGCAATAATATTGACCCAGACCTAGCAATGAAAATCTTCGACTTGGTAGAAAAGTTCGCAGGTTACGGGTTCAACAAATCTCACTCTGCCGCTTATGCCTTGGTGTCTTATCAGACTTTATGGCTGAAAGTACATTATCCTGCGGAATTCATGGCTGCGGTAATGTCGGCAGATATGGATAACACCGATAAAATCGTGACGCTTGTCGATGAATGTGAGCGCATGGGCATTGAAATACTGCCGCCAGATTTAAACGCGGGCAAATATAAATTTACCGTCGATAGTGAAGGTCGCATTGTTTATGGTATCGGTGCGATTAAAGGGGTAGGTGAAGGCCCGATTGAAGCCATTATTGAAGCGCGGGAGAGTCAGGGGGCATTTAAGGATCTTTTTGATTTTTGCGCCAAAATAGATATTAAGCGTGTAAATAAGCGGGTACTAGAAAAGCTTGTATTAGCAGGCGCAATGGACAACTTAGGTCCTCATCGTGCAAGCCTTATGGCGAGTTTACCCGAGGCTCTAGCAGCCGCCGGTCAGCACGCAAAAGCCGAGTCTTTTGGTCAGTCAGACATGTTTGGGCTGCTTACTACCGAGCCAGAAGACGTGAAGCAAGCGTTTGCTGATGTACCTGAATGGCCTGAAAAAGTATGGCTAGAAGGTGAAAAAGATACGTTAGGTTTGTATTTAACCGGTCACCCCATCAACCAGTACGCAGAAGAGCTGCGTTACTACACCGACGGGCGTTTAGTAGATTTAAAACCCACGAACAAAGACCAAATGGCCAGTGCAGTAGGATTGGTGCTTGGCGTGCGTGTTATGACGAACAAACGTGGGCGCCGCTGGGCTATCGTGACACTGGATGATAAGAGTGCCAGAATAGACGTACGTTTCTTCCCCGATATGTACGAACAGTTCGAAAGTGTGTTAGAAACTGACAGAATATTGCTTATAAAGGGACAGGTCAGCTTTGATGATTTCTCTGGGGGCAATACAATCACCGCCCGTGATGTAATGGACATTGTTCAGGCACGAGAGAAAAACGCGAGAGCGCTGGCACTTAATATTGATACCCAGTTGCTTGAACCGAAGAAAATCAGTCAGATGCAATCTATCCTGCAGGCATTTAACGGTGGAAGTTGTCCTGTTCAGTTAGCGGTAACTCATCCAGACGCTGAAGTAACCTTAGCGTGTGGTGCAAGATGGTACGTTACCCCTGAAGACCAACTTTTACACGATCTCAAACAATGTTTGGGAGACAAAGCGGTTTCAATTCTCTACCATTAG
- the rnhB gene encoding ribonuclease HII — MHKLIAGVDEVGRGPLVGDVVTAAVILDPENPIEGLTDSKKLSEKKRVALAQEIREKALYWNIGRASPEEIDKLNILHATMLAMTRAVEGLPVMPDFVRVDGNRVPAWNFESEAVVKGDSLHAEISAASIIAKVERDNDMISLHEAYPQYNFAGHKGYPTKAHFEAIAEYGILDCYRKSFKPVKALLEEK; from the coding sequence TTGCATAAGTTAATTGCCGGTGTTGATGAAGTGGGGCGTGGCCCTTTAGTTGGAGATGTGGTTACCGCTGCGGTCATTCTAGACCCAGAAAACCCCATTGAAGGGCTAACCGACTCTAAAAAGTTGAGTGAAAAGAAACGTGTAGCCCTTGCCCAAGAAATTCGTGAAAAGGCGCTTTACTGGAATATCGGTAGAGCAAGCCCTGAAGAAATAGATAAGCTCAATATATTACACGCTACCATGCTCGCCATGACTCGAGCGGTAGAAGGCCTGCCAGTAATGCCTGACTTTGTGCGTGTAGACGGCAACCGAGTACCAGCCTGGAATTTTGAGTCTGAAGCGGTGGTAAAAGGCGATAGCCTACATGCTGAAATTTCCGCAGCGTCAATTATTGCCAAGGTAGAGCGAGATAACGACATGATTTCGTTGCATGAGGCCTACCCACAATATAACTTTGCAGGGCACAAAGGTTACCCTACAAAAGCACATTTTGAAGCTATCGCCGAATATGGCATCTTAGATTGCTATCGCAAAAGTTTTAAACCCGTAAAAGCGCTACTCGAAGAGAAATAA
- a CDS encoding cation:proton antiporter domain-containing protein has protein sequence MGTSFLNIVILMFISVCAVALFKRIHLPPILAYLFAGVLAGPQLLSVFAHPEEMHLLAEVGIVFLLFSLGLEFSLPKLLAMRSLVFGVGLGQMLFTTAIFTCVPLFFGAPVSASIIIGGTLALSSTAIVIKQATEMGILNNRRTQLAVSILLFQDLAVVPFLIAIPLLAQTGEVSIALALGEALLKGVFVIAFLMSVGKWLLPWVFREVARTRTDELFVLTTILIALLAGGLTYYFGLSMALGAFLAGMMLGESQYKYQLEADIRPFRDILMGLFFVTVGMQLELTVLWNSLFEIVFGVFALMIIKVILVRTASTLVKTDAIDGWSAGVKLCQIGEFSFVIAALATTHGVLTSEQSSLIVCMGVISMALTPWLMNNSVTIAKRIVNKDIAFDDNTSFGNAEPLSNHVIICGFGRVGQSVARMLKMEGIHFVAIDMDPVRVHESRNAGEPVIFGDASQKDILSNANVENAKLVLVTFDQVDKAKQVITQTRSITNTTDVMVRTKRDYQLESLYSAGANQVVPELQEGSLMLVSQVLHYAGVPMSRILKRVRAERKGRYDHMHGFYPGETTEITYGTEDKLEFIHAVVLSEHASCIGKAIKDIDFSRMRVAIKGLRRNGNEVKDPDQDAILQAHDVLVIAGKPRRVERAERKLLEGN, from the coding sequence GTGGGGACGAGTTTTTTAAATATTGTGATATTGATGTTCATCTCGGTATGCGCGGTCGCCCTATTTAAACGAATTCACCTTCCACCTATCCTAGCTTATCTCTTTGCCGGTGTACTCGCAGGCCCACAGCTGCTTTCTGTGTTTGCACACCCCGAAGAAATGCATTTATTGGCCGAAGTAGGTATTGTTTTTCTACTCTTCTCCCTTGGGCTAGAATTCTCCCTTCCTAAGTTGTTGGCTATGCGCTCTTTGGTATTTGGCGTAGGCCTTGGGCAAATGTTGTTTACCACAGCGATATTTACCTGTGTTCCTCTTTTTTTCGGGGCTCCAGTTAGTGCGTCCATCATTATTGGCGGTACGCTTGCGCTAAGTTCTACCGCTATAGTTATAAAACAAGCCACCGAAATGGGCATTCTTAATAACAGGCGTACACAATTGGCCGTCAGTATATTGCTCTTTCAGGACTTAGCCGTGGTCCCGTTTCTTATCGCTATCCCACTACTAGCACAAACAGGCGAGGTGAGTATTGCGCTGGCGTTAGGAGAGGCATTGCTTAAAGGTGTGTTTGTCATCGCATTTTTAATGTCGGTAGGTAAGTGGTTACTTCCGTGGGTGTTCCGAGAAGTTGCGAGAACCAGAACCGATGAGCTGTTTGTATTGACCACTATTTTAATCGCGCTATTAGCCGGCGGCCTTACCTATTATTTTGGCCTGTCGATGGCGTTAGGCGCTTTTTTGGCCGGGATGATGTTAGGAGAAAGCCAATACAAATATCAGCTTGAAGCCGATATCCGCCCGTTTCGCGATATTTTGATGGGCTTGTTCTTTGTAACCGTTGGCATGCAGTTAGAACTCACCGTGCTCTGGAATAGTTTGTTTGAGATTGTCTTTGGCGTTTTTGCGCTAATGATAATTAAAGTTATCTTAGTAAGGACCGCGTCAACGTTAGTCAAAACTGACGCCATTGACGGCTGGTCCGCTGGCGTAAAACTTTGCCAAATAGGGGAGTTTAGTTTCGTTATCGCGGCGCTTGCCACAACCCACGGTGTGTTAACATCAGAACAATCATCATTGATTGTATGCATGGGCGTGATAAGTATGGCATTAACGCCATGGCTTATGAACAATAGTGTGACTATCGCTAAGCGTATTGTTAACAAAGATATTGCATTTGATGATAACACTAGCTTTGGTAATGCTGAGCCGCTGTCTAACCATGTCATTATTTGTGGGTTTGGCCGTGTGGGCCAGTCGGTAGCACGCATGTTGAAAATGGAAGGTATTCATTTTGTCGCTATAGATATGGACCCTGTAAGAGTGCACGAAAGCCGAAATGCAGGCGAACCCGTGATCTTTGGCGATGCCAGTCAAAAAGATATTTTGAGCAATGCTAATGTAGAAAATGCAAAACTTGTGCTAGTGACGTTTGATCAGGTCGATAAGGCCAAGCAAGTGATTACGCAGACCCGAAGTATAACAAATACTACAGATGTCATGGTTCGTACCAAACGAGACTACCAGTTAGAAAGTTTGTACAGCGCTGGAGCAAACCAAGTGGTGCCCGAGTTACAAGAAGGCAGCTTAATGCTGGTGTCGCAAGTGTTGCATTATGCCGGTGTACCTATGTCACGTATCTTAAAGCGGGTGCGAGCCGAGCGAAAAGGTCGTTATGATCATATGCACGGTTTTTACCCCGGTGAAACGACAGAAATTACCTACGGCACGGAAGATAAGCTAGAGTTTATACACGCAGTAGTATTGTCTGAACACGCCTCTTGCATTGGTAAAGCCATAAAAGATATCGACTTCTCTAGAATGCGGGTGGCGATTAAGGGCTTAAGACGAAATGGTAATGAAGTTAAAGACCCAGATCAGGACGCTATTTTACAGGCCCATGATGTGTTGGTTATAGCGGGTAAACCCCGACGAGTTGAGCGGGCTGAGCGCAAACTCTTAGAAGGGAATTGA
- the tadA gene encoding tRNA adenosine(34) deaminase TadA: MWMKHALTLADKAESMGEVPVGACVVLNGELMGEGFNRPILDNDPSAHAELRAVKDAASKVQNYRLIDATLYVTLEPCSMCAGMLVHARVKRVVFGAKDAKTGAAGSVMNLLRHPALNHQIEVVPGVLADECASKLSDFFRKRRKEIKAAKKAKKHLEGDASS, encoded by the coding sequence ATGTGGATGAAGCACGCCTTAACCCTTGCTGATAAAGCGGAGTCAATGGGTGAAGTGCCGGTAGGAGCCTGCGTAGTTTTAAATGGTGAGTTAATGGGTGAGGGCTTTAATAGGCCGATATTGGATAACGATCCGTCTGCCCATGCAGAGTTGCGTGCTGTTAAAGATGCCGCTTCTAAGGTGCAAAACTACCGGCTTATTGACGCTACCTTGTATGTCACTTTGGAGCCCTGTTCTATGTGTGCGGGTATGCTTGTACATGCGCGAGTAAAACGGGTGGTGTTTGGTGCTAAAGATGCGAAAACTGGCGCTGCGGGTTCGGTAATGAATCTATTGCGACACCCTGCACTTAACCATCAAATTGAGGTGGTACCTGGCGTGCTAGCTGATGAATGTGCTAGCAAATTGTCAGATTTTTTTCGCAAGCGTAGAAAAGAAATTAAAGCTGCCAAAAAGGCGAAAAAACATCTAGAGGGGGATGCTTCAAGCTAA